One Candidatus Lernaella stagnicola genomic window, GACGGCGGAAGCGAATCCTTTCTCCGCTCTGGTTCGTGTACCAAAACCGTCCCTGCCAGCCGCCCCCCTTGAGGCGCATTACTCTTGGTTCTGGCTCTCGTTTCATATTGCTCCTCCTTTCCGCGAGAGCCACCAACGCTTCGTTGCCGGTGACACTCTAACACATCCGATAATCGAAACCTCCAGGATCGTCCGTACTTGACGCCTGGAAGCTGGCCTTTGGCCGACAATCGCTGGACGGTTTTCACGTGAAGTCCGAACATCTCGGCAACCTCATCTGCCGTCAGGAAGCGGTCCTGCGTCGGATCAAATGATTTGAGGTTGTTGCGTTCGTCGCTCACGTTCGGCTGTCCTCGCGGTCAATTCGGCTTCTAATTCAACTTACCAGCGACGACGAAATCCCGAATTTCGTCTGCGACGAGGATAGGAAGCACATGCCGAAGATAAGCTATAGGAAGGATGATTCACGCTTGAGATGATCCCAAGGAGGTTCAGATGACGTTGCGGAGATTGCAGCCGCCAGAGGTGCTAGTCGATTTGCTCGGCATGAAACGAAACACGATCACTTTCCTTGCGAGAAAGGGTGTGTTGCCGTGCGTAAAGATTGGAAAATCTTACAGATTTTCCCTTGTTGACGTAGTGCGGCATCTCGGAATTGAGCATGTGCCCGAAGTGAAAGATGCCATGAGTCGCTACTCAGAGGAAGACTGGGGTAAAGCTGAAAATGGCGGCAGTGTTGAAGCGAAAAATTAGTAAGAGCGTCGCTCGTACT contains:
- a CDS encoding helix-turn-helix domain-containing protein → MTLRRLQPPEVLVDLLGMKRNTITFLARKGVLPCVKIGKSYRFSLVDVVRHLGIEHVPEVKDAMSRYSEEDWGKAENGGSVEAKN